From the genome of Prevotella herbatica, one region includes:
- a CDS encoding DUF4199 domain-containing protein, with the protein MINIRAINQTKAFARQDGALLSLLWISAFAFTILTPQSSIGGLLALSTPFFVAWRMISFKNYALEGNISYRRALVYCMYTFFYSSLIFGVAQFLYFRFLDQGRFMGTVSTMMLAMQTTYKQNGIDTKEINDAMTLINTMTPLELSFMIMVYNLIIGWICSIFIAAFARFKVKK; encoded by the coding sequence ATGATTAATATTCGTGCCATAAATCAGACAAAGGCATTCGCACGACAGGATGGAGCATTGCTCTCATTGTTGTGGATTTCAGCATTTGCATTTACAATTTTAACTCCACAGTCAAGCATTGGTGGACTACTAGCTCTATCAACACCATTCTTTGTAGCATGGCGAATGATAAGTTTCAAGAACTACGCTCTAGAAGGTAACATATCTTACAGGAGAGCGCTTGTGTACTGCATGTATACTTTTTTCTATAGTTCTCTGATATTCGGAGTAGCACAATTCCTCTATTTCAGGTTTCTTGACCAAGGAAGATTCATGGGAACAGTAAGTACGATGATGCTTGCAATGCAAACTACATATAAGCAAAACGGCATTGACACAAAAGAAATCAATGACGCCATGACGCTTATCAACACAATGACACCTCTTGAACTATCATTCATGATAATGGTGTACAATCTGATAATCGGTTGGATATGCTCAATATTCATTGCAGCATTCGCAAGATTTAAAGTTAAGAAATAA
- a CDS encoding glycosyltransferase family 2 protein, giving the protein MNITIVVPLYNEEESLPELHAWIQRVMKANNYSYEIIFVNDGSTDKSWNVIENLAKKDDNVKGLKFRRNYGKSPALYCGFAKAQGDVVITMDADLQDSPDEIPGLYKMITEDGFDLVSGYKQKRYDPITKTLPTKLFNATARKISGVHNLHDFNCGLKAYRKDVVKNIEVYGEMHRYIPYLAKSAGFDKIGEKVVQHQARKYGSSKFGLNRFFNGYLDLITLWFLSNFGKKPMHVFGFLGSIMFMIGLFAVICIGADKAYALYNGIPQRLITESPYFYIALTTMLLGSQFFLAGFLGDLISRQNPSRNDYQVEKEI; this is encoded by the coding sequence ATGAATATAACTATTGTAGTACCTCTTTACAACGAGGAAGAATCACTGCCAGAACTACATGCGTGGATACAGCGCGTGATGAAAGCCAACAACTATAGCTATGAAATAATATTCGTGAACGACGGAAGTACCGACAAGTCATGGAATGTGATTGAGAATTTAGCTAAAAAAGACGATAATGTAAAGGGATTGAAGTTCCGCAGAAACTACGGAAAAAGTCCAGCACTATATTGTGGATTCGCAAAAGCGCAAGGTGACGTAGTAATCACGATGGATGCAGATTTGCAGGATTCTCCAGATGAAATACCTGGACTATACAAAATGATAACAGAAGATGGATTTGATCTTGTTTCGGGCTACAAGCAGAAGAGATACGATCCTATCACAAAAACTCTCCCTACAAAGCTATTTAACGCAACAGCAAGAAAGATAAGCGGAGTTCACAATCTGCATGATTTCAACTGCGGACTTAAAGCATATCGCAAAGATGTTGTTAAAAACATTGAGGTATATGGAGAAATGCATAGATATATACCTTATCTTGCAAAGAGCGCAGGATTCGATAAAATCGGAGAAAAGGTGGTACAACACCAGGCTAGGAAATATGGAAGTAGTAAATTCGGACTCAACCGCTTCTTCAACGGTTATCTTGACTTGATAACTCTCTGGTTTCTCAGCAACTTCGGAAAGAAGCCTATGCACGTTTTTGGATTCCTTGGTTCGATAATGTTCATGATTGGTTTATTCGCAGTTATATGCATAGGTGCCGACAAAGCATACGCTTTATACAATGGCATTCCACAAAGACTTATAACAGAGTCGCCATATTTCTATATAGCACTTACAACAATGCTTTTAGGTAGCCAATTCTTCCTAGCTGGATTCCTTGGTGACCTTATAAGCAGACAGAACCCATCAAGGAACGACTATCAAGTAGAGAAAGAAATATAG
- a CDS encoding DUF6452 family protein, with the protein MKKNGGWDLKLSLYILITLFVVAGCSSIDCPLNNRVYAKYKLAGDIKTLADSLTLSANLGDGNDSVIINKSVNTDSFQLPMSYQRNEDVYFMEIKNSTGSQFDTIKVTKTNTPHFEAVDCNPAIFHVVTGVKYTKNRIDTIVINNPNVTYDATKSTFLIHFKNSSSN; encoded by the coding sequence ATGAAGAAAAACGGAGGATGGGATTTAAAATTATCCCTATACATATTGATAACGCTGTTTGTCGTAGCAGGATGTTCGAGCATTGATTGCCCGCTGAACAATCGTGTGTACGCAAAATACAAACTGGCAGGTGATATTAAAACGTTGGCTGACTCGCTAACCTTGTCGGCAAATCTAGGTGACGGAAACGACTCTGTTATTATTAACAAATCGGTAAACACAGACAGCTTTCAACTGCCAATGAGCTATCAACGCAACGAAGACGTATACTTTATGGAAATAAAGAATTCCACAGGTTCTCAGTTTGATACGATAAAGGTGACCAAGACAAATACTCCTCATTTTGAAGCAGTGGATTGTAACCCAGCCATCTTCCACGTTGTAACTGGTGTGAAATACACCAAGAACAGAATAGACACAATTGTCATAAATAATCCAAACGTAACTTACGATGCTACAAAGAGTACATTCCTCATACATTTCAAGAATAGCAGCAGTAATTAG
- a CDS encoding DUF6048 family protein, whose translation MLQRVHSSYISRIAAVISVVMLTVLTANAQQGRKKVVTTVAPDTIPLFRGIAVSTDLVGPAQLAFGSYGQYQAAMRVNLKDKWFPIIELGIGKANAEDVTTKLTYKSTAPYGRIGMDWNLSKNKHDIYRVYGGFRYGYTSFKYDVNSPGIVDPIWGDKTDFNAKDVSCTYHWLEGVFTIDAKIFGPVRMGWSVRYKRRLFHTHGDIGEAWYVPGYGKSGNSRLGGEFNITFEL comes from the coding sequence ATGCTACAAAGAGTACATTCCTCATACATTTCAAGAATAGCAGCAGTAATTAGTGTTGTCATGCTTACTGTCCTTACTGCTAACGCACAACAAGGCAGAAAGAAAGTCGTGACAACAGTTGCTCCTGATACGATTCCGCTATTCAGAGGCATAGCTGTTTCTACAGATCTTGTAGGACCTGCTCAATTAGCATTCGGCAGCTATGGACAATATCAAGCTGCAATGAGAGTGAATCTTAAAGACAAATGGTTTCCAATCATTGAACTTGGTATAGGAAAAGCTAACGCAGAGGATGTTACAACAAAATTGACTTATAAATCAACTGCCCCATACGGCAGAATAGGTATGGACTGGAACCTGAGCAAAAACAAACATGATATATATCGTGTGTACGGAGGTTTCAGATATGGCTATACATCTTTTAAATACGACGTTAACAGCCCAGGGATCGTTGATCCAATATGGGGCGACAAGACAGACTTCAATGCAAAAGACGTAAGTTGCACTTATCACTGGCTTGAAGGTGTATTCACAATAGACGCAAAAATATTTGGACCTGTGAGAATGGGATGGAGCGTGAGATACAAGCGCAGACTATTTCATACACACGGAGACATCGGAGAAGCATGGTATGTGCCAGGATACGGCAAAAGCGGCAACAGCCGACTTGGTGGAGAATTTAACATAACATTTGAACTATGA